A region of Clarias gariepinus isolate MV-2021 ecotype Netherlands chromosome 25, CGAR_prim_01v2, whole genome shotgun sequence DNA encodes the following proteins:
- the igsf10 gene encoding immunoglobulin superfamily member 10 encodes MRAFRRGSRDLRAGYLALVLFLLEARCGSGACPAPCACHVPTEVHCTFRSLSVIPSGVEAAVKRMNLGYNSLTSLKEHELSGLESLELLMLHSNTIQTIEDRTFSDLKTLQVLKMSYNRVKELRKGTFQGLDSLLRLYMDHNTIEFIHPEAFYGLKSLQLVNLEGNELQQLHPDTFITLRYNQIFKFSFIKTIYLSENLLTTLPATVFSGCYQLENLFLSGNPWSCDCQMDWLGTWIKRNEGVLKCKRDRKLSGEQMCPVCKYPSTSRGSNIIYLSSQAYTCSKPWIHSYLKQKNITMEEDSYAPVIPKDFIAPIGAIEMKLTDQNNYNATISCVVQRPRGLENLNVTQGVIGDDVTTLSASVATSFICNIDYNHIRQLWSILASYSDSPMILERELLLTMSPEMIYKYKQGRSDDSEVFTEIQAEIKSNPAWLMQDTINLQLDLTTTTYSTLHIKYLSNIEMNVKSNDVRKGRFSWTMIKKNNQSKTEFAVLSGGVAELNCETYGDPKPSIEWILPNGIKVRAPYSSEDRRIVILDNGKLTLRAADSSDSGIYHCIATNYLDADVLSFRVTILSPDVEEEDINGVRLSRTVGGILTLDCEMNGTPQASVQWILPDNTVMDRSFGNRKLYPNGTLVIHSLTERDRGFYRCLVANHLGVDLLVSLVTISSDGSKIVTLTNIEGSGDDEQLDPEDDHMLFNEGLSTRVSQETRTITSNRPYPRFRPSLHRGVTANRRGGSRHTGWSRRVFDKSPRRVGPERLAEYIKRSQKAKLGKEKDGSNNSSDKSQANVGQSVDDEIGSGNIMFEGDVSMPGQTISSTEHSENIHGSVKTTDHRVENDQNKAAEMTVVLKDDLSNVITTTENMRTITTNSYSYTDANPIVPSVTLRNREFQKDEITPFITTLGYEVNPSDGKSYSSETSTSTPLQPYTVKFTVTDSLDKMELQFSGDMPETTTEVLPHFNSQSKVTPIRDRLQQTVNPLVHMSTGPESQTTFTAVTTAEREQDEITFHTTQRIKSPHLSPGSTIISHQQIHIIPPNKKRPERRRNFPIKRRIIRPGKITDMQSLLNKLKRPSVELTTNIDDQNERKSTEKSKTEEDLTSRSQTPRFSLSKTEKLITTTLSTPFVTSSIISKSTTLKNETQLKSDSFSEYIWSTNVPKQKPTKVPIKEVSTTGTTTTTRASKVIQGKIPWHRFFGSREGQREILKRLRKPSKPPITTKSTTTARTITTTTPSSALTTLPTAESMAEPMTAPPNIQRNQGNLGISFNNLSESQTFFTVSTLFTTASPTSKYQKTAVMYIPVTTPIYGSRVSTATAFHITPIPPSPTTKTTYREDTGELSGSYSGGSGVFAGKSPRIRKPGSQRRRFRGRRPVKKYTTQAPTTKSATFETTSLTLPTTSRVTKPLYVPTLEVERSYIQTTTDVTENVNEKLRNIDKPTKFSTTHSIASESLPTQSISHTMITAVPYITTQSENQNTKPRINTNKRISPQRGGRYPMHRPAIRRVRPNLNNRNRDHLKQQATTAFPATKKKTSAEKTVIFDTVTVVTKITLPPVSSAISNKVTNTFDHTTAYDTKPTTTSGYESFWKDITSKPRIVGGHAASFTVESNSDAFLPCEATGYPEPAISWKRFSPNTGTTLTIKGKMGKFEVFRNGTLLIQNADVKDRGQYLCLVENAYGSDKLTVMLSVVAYPSQIMEAKVRDIKVHSGETVELKCRAEGRPLPVVSWILANRTQVRVQSKDYSRVTLTPEGTLVMQKVSVYDRGFYKCFASNSAGTDTVMVRLQVVAAPPDILEEKRQLVRVDVGQSVWMPCTAQGDPQPTTHWVLMDGTVVMPLHTSSRVHSFPNGTLLLKNLDIYDSGKYECIATSSTGSERRVVTLSVEKTEIAPQITETSAWKTELAYGSQLHLHCSAKGVPKPQIIWRLPSKALVDQWHRMGTRIQVLENGTLVIDSVSDKDAGDYLCVARSKVGDDLQLMKVFVSMKPAKIEPKFIGKKQVPYGKELKVDCKASGAPVPDISWGLPDGTLVNNALQADGSIRSRSKRYILFNNGTLYFNKVGMDEEGDYTCYAENSLGKDEMHVHITVVSAAPRIRPSALTYAKVKPGGNVRFDCEAIGEPKPKILWRLPSSDMIAASNERYLMHVNGSLDIRNVKLADAGEYVCIARNTAGDESRVYKLETDGNPPIINGYNQNRTVVKETAEKYSRKLMDCKAVGYPTPKITWIMPDNIFLSTPYYGSRIIVHYNGTLEIRNVRPTDTAEFICMARNDGGEAVLVIHLEVTDQIRRPIFKNPFNERVVTQQGKTTILNCSADGNPPPDMIWTLPNGTQLTGGPNRGSHPQLGSEGTFVIYNPSKGDAGKYRCAAKNKVGYIEKLIILEVGQKPYILTRPRGVIRSVSGEPLFLHCLADGSPRPNILWTMPGGHVISYPQIIGRYQLMDNGTLVVHQTSFHDRGNYVCRAKNNVGDAVLTVPVNILAYPPRITNGPPPSVKTTTGFSVQLNCIAVGIPKPEITWELPDSSVLSKAGKGRSAGSELLHPQGTLIIQKPTKADSGRYKCLATNYLGTDTRVTYMTVI; translated from the exons GTGCTAAAAATGAGTTACAATAGAGTCAAAGAACTACGTAAAGGGACATTTCAAGGCCTGGACAGTTTGCTGCGTCTATATATGGATCATAATACCATTGAATTCATCCATCCAGAAGCTTTCTATGGTTTGAAGTCTCTACAATTAGTCAATCTGGAGGGCAACGAACTACAGCAGCTTCACCCTGACACATTTATAACTCTGAGATACAACCAGATATTCAAATTTTCATTTATCAAGACCATATATCTATCGGAAAATTTACTGACTACTTTGCCTGCTACAGTGTTCTCTGGTTGCTACCAGTTAGAGAATCTCTTTCTAAGTGGAAACCCTTGGTCATGTGATTGCCAAATGGATTGGCTTGGAACATGGATCAAACGGAATGAAG GGGTCCTGAAATGCAAAAGAGACAGAAAGCTTTCTGGAGAACAGATGTGCCCAGTCTGTAAATATCCCTCAACATCCAGAGGCAGCAATATTATTTATCTGTCAAGTCAAGCATACACGTGTTCTAAACCTTGGATTCACTCctatttgaaacaaaaaaatatcacaatGGAGGAGGACAGCTATGCCCCAGTTATTCCCAAAGATTTTATTGCTCCAATTGGGGCAATAGAAATGAAACTCACAGACCAGAATAATTATAATGCCACAATTTCCTGTGTTGTTCAAAGGCCAAGGGGTTTGGAAAACTTAAACGTAACCCAAGGAGTAATAGGCGATGATGTCACAACTCTCAGTGCTTCTGTGGCAACatcatttatttgtaatattgattACAATCACATCCGTCAGCTTTGGAGCATCTTGGCCTCTTACAGCGATTCTCCAATGATACTTGAGAGGGAGTTACTTCTCACAATGTCACCAGAAATGATCTACAAATACAAGCAAGGAAGATCAGATGATagtgaagtctttacagagatTCAGGCAGAAATTAAGTCAAATCCTGCATGGTTAATGCAAGACACCATTAACTTACAGCTAGACCTTACTACCACCACATATTCAACACTTCACATTAAATATTTGTCCAATATTGAAATGAATGTTAAAAGCAATGATGTGAGAAAGGGCCGGTTCAGCTGGACTATGATCAAAAAGAACAATCAATCTAAGACTGAGTTTGCAGTACTTTCTGGCGGTGTGGCTGAACTGAACTGTGAGACCTATGGTGATCCCAAACCTTCTATAGAGTGGATACTACCAAATGGAATCAAGGTGCGTGCACCATACAGCAGTGAGGACCGGAGGATAGTAATATTAGACAATGGGAAGCTTACTTTAAGAGCTGCAGATAGCTCTGATTCAGGTATTTACCACTGCATTGCCACTAATTATCTAGACGCAGACGTACTTTCTTTTAGAGTTACCATACTATCTCCAGATGTCGAGGAGGAGGATATTAATGGCGTTCGGCTTTCAAGAACAGTAGGTGGGATTTTAACTTTGGATTGTGAAATGAATGGTACCCCCCAAGCATCTGTACAATGGATACTACCCGATAACACTGTTATGGACCGGTCTTTTGGAAACAGGAAACTCTACCCAAATGGTACTTTAGTAATACATTCCCTGACTGAAAGAGATAGAGGTTTTTACAGATGCTTAGTTGCTAATCATCTCGGGGTAGATTTATTAGTCTCCCTAGTAACTATTTCTAGTGATGGGTCAAAAATTGTGACTTTGACAAACATAGAAGGGTCTGGTGATGATGAACAGCTGGATCCAGAAGATGACCACATGCTTTTCAATGAAGGTCTGTCTACTAGAGTTAGCCAGGAAACAAGGACAATTACTTCAAATAGACCCTACCCTAGGTTCAGGCCCTCACTTCACCGTGGAGTAACAGCAAATAGGAGGGGAGGTAGCAGACACACTGGGTGGTCTAGAAGAGTGTTTGACAAATCACCGAGGAGAGTTGGCCCTGAGAGATTAGCAGAATATATCAAAAGATCTCAAAAAGCTaaattaggaaaagaaaaagacggCAGTAATAACTCATCAGATAAATCACAAGCCAATGTAGGACAGTCTGTTGATGATGAGATAGGTTCAGGAAATATAATGTTTGAAGGTGATGTTTCCATGCCAGGTCAAACAATATCAAGTACAGAACATTCAGAAAACATCCATGGTAGTGTTAAGACCACAGATCATCGAGTAGAAAATGATCAGAATAAGGCTGCTGAAATGACCGTGGTACTTAAAGATGATCTGAGCAATGTTATAACAACAACTGAAAACATGAGAACAATCACAACAAATTCCTACTCTTACACAGATGCCAATCCAATAGTGCCGAGTGTTACTTTAAGGAATCGTGAATTTCAAAAAGATGAAATTACCCCTTTTATAACTACTCTAGGTTATGAAGTCAATCCTAGTGATGGCAAATCTTACAGTTCAGAAACAAGCACAAGTACACCTTTGCAACCATATACTGTCAAATTTACAGTAACTGATTCTCTGGATAAAATGGAACTTCAATTTTCTGGAGATATGCCAGAGACTACAACTGAGGTACTGCCCCATTTCAATTCCCAAAGCAAAGTGACACCAATTCGGGATCGACTGCAACAAACTGTAAACCCGTTAGTACACATGTCTACAGGCCCTGAGAGCCAAACCACTTTTACAGCAGTCACAACAGCAGAAAGAGAACAGGATGAGATCACATTTCATACTACTCAAAGAATCAAGTCTCCTCATCTGTCTCCTGGATCTACCATCATTTCCCACCAGCAAATACACATTATTCCTCCGAATAAAAAGCGACCAGAAAGGAGACGTAATTTTCCCATTAAGCGCAGAATTATTCGGCCAGGTAAGATTACGGATATGCAGTCTTTACTTAATAAGCTTAAAAGGCCATCTGTAGAACTGACCACAAATATTGATGATCAGAACGAAAGAAAGTCTACGGAAAAATCCAAAACAGAAGAAGATTTAACAAGCAGATCTCAAACACCACGTTTTTCATtatcaaaaacagaaaaactcaTCACAACAACCCTGAGCACCCCATTTGTTACTTCATCAATAATATCTAAGTCCACTACACTAAAAAATGAAACTCAATTGAAATCTGATAGTTTCAGTGAATATATTTGGTCTACAAATGTCCCTAAACAAAAACCTACTAAAGTTCCAATAAAAGAAGTTTCAACTACCGGTACAACTACAACAACTAGGGCTTCTAAAGTCATACAAGGAAAGATACCATGGCATAGATTTTTCGGAAGCAGAGAGGGGCAACGGGAAATTCTTAAAAGGCTAAGAAAACCATCCAAACCACCCATAACAACAAAGAGCACAACAACGGCCAGAACAATTACAACAACTACACCATCCAGTGCATTAACTACCCTACCTACAGCTGAGTCAATGGCTGAACCAATGACTGCACCTCCTAACATACAAAGAAAtcaaggcaatttgggaatatcCTTTAATAACTTATCAGAGTCACAGACATTTTTTACAGTCAGCACTTTATTTACAACTGCCAGTCCAACCAGCAAATATCAAAAAACAGCAGTAATGTATATACCAGTAACAACACCTATTTATGGATCCAGGGTATCCACAGCTACAGCATTCCACATTACACCAATTCCACCATCCCCAACAACTAAAACAACATACAGGGAAGATACAGGTGAACTCTCCGGCTCTTACTCTGGAGGGTCTGGGGTATTTGCTGGGAAATCTCCAAGAATTCGAAAGCCAGGATCCCAAAGACGGCGTTTCAGAGGAAGACGGCcagtaaaaaaatataccaCACAAGCTCCAACTACCAAATCTGCTACATTTGAAACCACATCTTTAACACTACCGACAACTTCAAGAGTAACAAAGCCCTTATATGTACCTACTTTAGAGGTTGAAAGATCCTATATACAGACAACAACAGATGTAACAGAAAATGTTAATGAAAAGTTAAGAAACATAGACAAGCCTACCAAGTTTTCAACAACTCATTCAATAGCAAGTGAATCTTTACCCACACAGAGCATTTCTCATACAATGATTACTGCAGTGCCATACATCACAACACAGTCAGAAAACCAGAACACTAAACCaagaataaatacaaacaaaagaatTTCCCCACAAAGAGGCGGAAGATATCCAATGCATAGACCTGCAATTCGAAGAGTAAGgccaaatttaaataatagaaacagggatcatcttaaacaacaagCAACAACTGCTTTCCCTGCcactaaaaaaaagacaagtgcAGAGAAGACAGTAATCTTTGACACAGTGACTGTTGTGACCAAGATCACTTTACCTCCAGTCAGCAGTGCTATCTCCAATAAAGTTACAAATACTTTTGATCACACTACAGCGTATGACACTAAACCAACAACTACCAGCGGATATGAATCATTCTGGAAAGATATTACATCTAAGCCAAGAATTGTTGGAGGACATGCAGCCAGTTTTACAGTCGAGTCAAACTCTGATGCTTTCCTTCCTTGTGAGGCTACAGGTTACCCTGAACCTGCCATCAGCTGGAAACGGTTCTCCCCAAACACAG GAACCACATTGACCATTAAAGGAAAAATGGGTAAATTTGAGGTTTTCAGGAATGGAACATTGTTGATCCAAAACGCAGATGTCAAAGACAGAGGACAATACCTTTGTCTGGTGGAGAATGCTTATGGTTCTGACAAACTTACTGTCATGCTATCAGTGGTGGCTTATCCTTCCCAGATAATGGAAGCAAAGGTTCGAGATATTAAAGTCCACTCTGGTGAAACAGTTGAGCTGAAATGCAGGGCAGAAGGAAGACCACTGCCAGTTGTCTCATGGATTCTAGCGAACCGCACACAAGTCAGGGTTCAAAGCAAAGATTATAGCAGAGTAACCTTGACACCAGAAGGTACTCTGGTCATGCAAAAGGTATCGGTATATGATCGAGGATTTTATAAGTGCTTTGCAAGTAACTCAGCTGGTACAGATACAGTGATGGTGCGTCTTCAGGTGGTAGCAGCCCCTCCTGATATTTTGGAAGAGAAACGGCAGTTGGTGAGGGTCGATGTTGGGCAGAGTGTATGGATGCCCTGTACAGCACAAGGAGACCCTCAACCTACTACACACTGGGTTTTGATGGATGGGACAGTAGTAATGCCACTTCATACTAGCTCCAGAGTGCACTCATTTCCTAATGGTACCCTTCTGTTGAAAAACCTAGATATCTATGACAGTGGAAAATACGAATGCATTGCTACAAGTTCCACAGGGTCTGAGCGGCGAGTGGTCACACTATCTGTGGAAAAAACAGAAATTGCTCCTCAAATAACTGAAACATCAGCCTGGAAGACTGAGCTGGCATATGGTAGCCAACTTCATTTGCATTGCTCTGCAAAAGGAGTTCCCAAACCCCAAATTATTTGGAGACTTCCATCCAAAGCCCTTGTTGACCAATGGCACAG AATGGGCACCCGTATTCAGGTACTGGAGAACGGCACACTTGTCATTGACTCAGTTAGTGACAAGGATGCTGGAGATTACCTTTGTGTGGCACGCAGCAAAGTTGGAGATGATCTACAACTCATGAAAGTCTTTGTGTCCATGAAACCAGCTAAGATCGAACCCAAgtttattggaaaaaaacagGTCCCATATGGCAAGGAACTAAAGGTGGACTGTAAGGCTTCTGGTGCCCCAGTACCAGACATTTCATGGGGCCTACCAGATGGTACATTGGTCAACAATGCTCTTCAGGCCGATGGCAGTATAAGAAGTCGATCCAAACgctatattttgtttaataatggAACACTGTACTTTAATAAGGTGGGGATGGATGAAGAAGGTGACTATACTTGTTACGCAGAGAACAGCCTAGGCAAGGATGAAATGCATGTTCACATTACTGTTGTAAGTGCAGCACCTCGGATACGCCCCTCAGCCCTTACTTATGCCAAAGTAAAGCCAGGCGGGAATGTCCGCTTTGACTGTGAAGCCATAGGGGAACCCAAACCAAAGATTCTGTGGAGGCTACCATCCAGTGACATGATTGCTGCATCAAATGAACGATATCTGATGCATGTCAATGGATCTCTTGATATCCGCAATGTAAAATTGGCTGATGCAGGGGAATATGTATGCATCGCTCGCAATACTGCAGGTGATGAGAGCAGAGTGTACAAGTTGGAAACGGATGGAAATCCACCCATCATCAATGGCTATAATCAAAACAGAACAGTTGTTAAAGAAACAGCAGAAAAGTATTCTAGAAAGTTAATGGACTGCAAGGCAGTAGGATACCCTACTCCTAAGATCACATGGATAATGCCAGACAATATTTTTCTCTCAACTCCTTATTATGGTAGCAGAATTATTGTCCATTATAATGGGACTTTAGAAATTCGCAATGTTAGACCTACAGACACTGCTGAATTTATCTGCATGGCACGAAACGATGGGGGTGAAGCTGTCTTGGTAATACACCTAGAGGTTACCGACCAAATTAGGAGGCCTATCTTCAAAAATCCCTTTAATGAGAGAGTGGTGACTCAACAAGGCAAAACTACAATACTTAACTGTTCTGCTGATGGAAATCCACCTCCAGATATGATCTGGACTTTACCCAATGGTACCCAGTTGACAGGAGGACCCAACAGGGGATCTCATCCTCAATTGGGAAGTGAGGGAACATTTGTCATATATAACCCGAGCAAAGGGGATGCTGGAAAGTATCGCTGTGCTGCAAAGAACAAGGTTGGATACATTGAAAAACTGATTATATTGGAGGTCGGACAGAAGCCTTACATTCTGACTCGTCCGAGAGGGGTTATCCGCAGTGTGTCTGGAGAACCTTTGTTCCTCCACTGTTTGGCAGATGGAAGCCCTCGCCCCAACATCTTATGGACCATGCCAGGAGGTCATGTCATAAGCTATCCTCAGATAATTGGTCGCTACCAACTAATGGATAATGGTACTCTGGTAGTCCATCAGACCAGTTTTCATGATCGTGGGAATTATGTATGTCGTGCAAAGAATAATGTAGGGGATGCAGTTCTAACTGTGCCTGTCAATATTCTTGCATACCCTCCTCGCATCACTAATGGACCCCCACCaagtgtaaagacaacaacggGCTTTTCAGTGCAGCTAAACTGCATTGCTGTTGGAATACCAAAACCAGAAATCACCTGGGAACTGCCTGACAGTTCTGTGCTCTCCAAAGCTGGAAAGGGACGTTCTGCAGGCAGTGAGCTCCTCCACCCACAAGGCACACTTATAATTCAAAAACCAACAAAAGCTGACTCTGGCCGTTATAAGTGCTTGGCAACTAATTATCTTGGGACAGACACTAGAGTCACATATATGACGGTTATTTAA